In Acanthopagrus latus isolate v.2019 chromosome 16, fAcaLat1.1, whole genome shotgun sequence, one DNA window encodes the following:
- the ttbk2a gene encoding tau-tubulin kinase 2 isoform X1 translates to MSGGAEQADILSVLSLVKERWKVTKKIGGGGFGEIYEAVDLLTRINVALKVESAQQPKQVLKMEVAVLKKLQGKDHVCRFVGCGRNDRFNYVVMELQGRNLADLRRSMTRGTFSISTTLRLGRQILEAIESIHSVGFLHRDIKPSNFAMGRFPSTCRTCYMLDFGLARQFTNSCQEVRPPRPVAGFRGTVRYASVNAHKNKEMGRHDDLWSLFYMLVEFLVGQLPWRKIKDKEHVGKLKDTYDHRLMLKQLPAEFGVFLEHISTLDYFTKPDYQLLMSVFDNSMKTYNVVENDPYDWERTGTDGTLTISATATTPQHHTRLTPVHLGMANASLIPGDLQRENTDEVLQDEQLSDVENNPAPERLPGSPLHLHRNQEADVWEELDRNRNRIRTAVWKAGPEEEHSNNQGNQGQQSNYAGLNASPTVKLHAQPVASDRDGPLLRKLRNIHSFELERRLGLESKPSPERSLEPDLSKQQLGAQHQEMEADGAAIIQVTQGQALPAGERPDRVWHYDEEFRSGGGSPKPASSGSQEQGEGAVSSGGFVALNLSSGRQDIDSREWVMVERPNGSPGAKVTTSPSEEDEEPEVLQPGGQSPGWEKGSRSPSSGKTKQESTASSKGSAKVDKLELSVGQVGALPPVTPTSPAEALAEGVLTQFPTSPPSLPEEVAVRTCSPIPLRSPSPHTLLTTLSDPLHQRQPLGMRRSQSADQPQQERPSSSSSCHGSLPLPPHPAPGTRSPSRRKLPAIPAGAANAKFPSVIRITRAQLQQLTAQRPSGLSSQSGSDSAPQCLLLERRGEAEADAQQVQEHTADICSPQDHVPTHPGTPTDPLAEALVNGNAKAQSPVPSRVSSPRSPRSPPPRSPPLRSPSSPRSPRSPLFANGHLSSPVNGQRDFSNGAVPRLKDHENDYGHIQCATEPQIRGEESREVHQIPDQPRSPASSSPAAPRKDPSRRQSRIPILEPSSLLELPPPGSAKEKLLQKKANHQGPVPSPTASPSLSDRRGPMVLAKDPLSSTSDRSQDEDSLMGSRSDRQGDDAPSLSSSSSPLSRKSRIPRPVHPASSAEQLAAQFVPRPPPGKPPCRSTVEGRLRRYRIRAGSTSDSDLLTCLAQLMHGSRGSPLHHRSSAQHDGPRMGICSLTSSPHHHRSSSASPRSSSSLQRSVSSSPSRHEHRGGGGGGCLGRSRSPPSFSGSPPPRRFYTHHQDTCCSRQARTVPFHLSRGKGCSREGKCSSKLSR, encoded by the exons ATGAGCGGGGGAGCGGAGCAAGCTGACATCCTAAGCGTGCTCTCCCTGGTCAAGGAACGATGGAAAGTG ACGAAGAAGATCGGGGGCGGTGGATTCGGGGAGATCTACGAGGCGGTGGACCTGCTGACGCGGATCAACGTGGCGCTGAAGGTGGAGTCGGCCCAGCAGCCCAAACAGGTGCTCAAGATGGAGGTCGCCGTGCTGAAGAAGCTCCAGG GTAAAGACCACGTGTGTCGCTTCGTGGGATGTGGCCGCAATGACCGCTTCAACTACGTGGTGATGGAGCTGCAG GGTCGTAACCTGGCTGACCTGAGGAGGAGCATGACCCGGGGAACCTTCAGCATCAGCACCACCCTGCGACTGGGGCGCCAGATCCTGGAGGCCATCGAGAGCATCCACTCTGTCGGCTTCCTGCATCGTGACATCAAACCG TCCAATTTCGCAATGGGCCGCTTCCCGAGTACCTGTCGAACCTGCTACATGCTGGACTTCGGTTTAGCTCGCCAGTTCACCAACTCTTGCCAGGAGGTCCGACCT CCCCGTCCAGTGGCAGGCTTCAGGGGAACGGTCCGCTATGCATCTGTCAATGCACACAAGAATAAG GAAATGGGTCGCCACGATGACCTCTGGTCTCTCTTCTACATGCTGGTGGAGTTTCTGGTCGGTCAGTTGCCATGGAGGAAGATCAAGGACAAG GAACACGTAGGGAAGCTGAAGGACACTTACGACCACCGTCTGATGCTCAAACAACTGCCAGCAGAGTTTGGTGTCTTCTTGGAACACATCTCCACCCTCGACTACTTCACCAAGCCCGACTACCAG CTGCTAATGTCCGTGTTTGACAACAGCATGAAAACCTACAACGTCGTGGAGAATGACCCTTACGACTGGGAGCGGACTGGCACTGATGGCACCTTGACAATCAGCGCCACAGCCACGACGCCGCAACATCACACCCGCCTCACTCCAGTGCACTTGGG TATGGCCAATGCCTCCCTGATCCCCGGGGACCTgcagagggaaaacacagacGAGGTTCTGCAGGACGAGCAGCTCAGCGATGTGGAGAACAACCCCGCTCCGGAGCGCCTGCCgggctctcctctccacctaCACCGCAACCAGGAGGCTGACGTCTGGGAGGAGCTGGACCGCAACCGTAACCGCATCAGGACGGCAGTGTGGAAG GCGGGACCGGAGGAGGAACACAGCAACAACCAGGGTAACCAAGGACAGCAGAGCAACTATGCTGGGCTGAATGCGAGTCCCACCGTCAAGCTGCACGCTCAGCCTGTGGCCTCAGACCGTGACGGCcctctgctgaggaagctccGCAACATTCACAGCTTTGAGCTGGAGAGGAGGCTCGGCTTAGAGTCCAAGCCCAGTCCAGAGCGCTCCCTGGAGCCAGA CTTATCGAAGCAGCAGCTTGGCGCCCAGCACCAGGAGATGGAGGCTGATGGGGCTGCGATCATCCAAGTAACTCAGGGTCAAGCTCTACCTGCCGGGGAGCGACCTGACAGGGTCTGGCACTATGATGAGGAGTTCCGTTCTGGTGGTGGCTCTCCTAAGCCAGCATCCTCAGGATCTCAGGAGCAGGGAGAGGGGGCAGTCAGCAGTGGGGGCTTTGTGGCCCTCAATCTAAGCTCTGGGAGGCAGGACATTGACTCGAGGGAGTGGGTGATGGTAGAGAGGCCCAATGGCTCTCCAGGAGCCAAGGTTACCACCAGCCCTtcggaggaggacgaggagccGGAGGTGCTCCAGCCAGGGGGACAATCCCCTGGATGGGAAAAGGGCAGCCGAAGCCCGAGCTCTGGCAAAACTAAGCAAGAAAGTACGGCTTCCTCCAAGGGAAGTGCAAAAGTGGACAAGCTGGAGCTCAGCGTTGGCCAGGTGGGGGCCCTGCCCCCCGTCACTCCGACCAGCCCAGCTGAAGCTCTGGCTGAAGGAGTCCTCACTCAG TTCCCCACCTCTCCTCCGTCCCTGCCTGAGGAGGTTGCGGTCCGGACATGCAGCCCCATCCCTCTGCGTTCTCCCAGCCCTCACACTCTCCTGACCACCTTGTCGGACCCGCTGCACCAACGCCAGCCGCTGGGCATGAGGCGCAGCCAGTCCGCCGACCAGCCGCAGCAGGAGcgcccctcctcttcctcctcttgccACGGTTCCCTGCCACTACCACCACACCCTGCCCCCGGCACCCGTTCGCCCAGTCGTAGGAAACTGCCGGCCATCCCGGCGGGCGCCGCCAACGCCAAGTTCCCCTCTGTCATACGCATCACCCGTGCCCAGCTTCAGCAG tTGACAGCTCAGCGGCCTTCTGGGCTGTCCTCCCAGTCGGGATCAGACAGTGCCCCACAGTGCCTCCTGCTGGAGAGGCGCGGTGAGGCTGAAGCTGACGCTCAGCAGGTTCAGGAGCACACAGCGGACATCTGCTCCCCCCAGGACCATGTGCCCACCCATCCAGGGACCCCCACAGACCCCCTGGCTGAGGCGCTGGTCAATGGAAACGCCAAAGCTCAAAGCCCTGTGCCAAGCCGCGTGTCTTCCCCGCGTTCTCCGCGCTCGCCTCCTCCGCGCTCACCTCCTCTGCGCTCGCCTTCTTCTCCTCGCTCCCCACGCAGTCCCTTGTTTGCCAATGgacacctctcctctcctgtcaacGGCCAAAGGGATTTCAGTAATGGAGCAGTACCCAGGCTGAAAGACCATGAGAACGATTATGGCCACATTCAGTGCGCCACAGAGCCCCAGATACGgggggaggagagcagagaagtgCACCAGATCCCAGATCAGCCCAGAAGcccagcctcctcctcccctgccgCCCCCCGTAAGGACCCCAGCCGGAGGCAAAGTCGCATCCCAATCCTGGAGCCCTCCAGCCTGCTGGAGCTCCCTCCTCCAGGGTCTGCTAAGGAGAAACTTCTGCAGAAGAAAGCTAACCACCAGGGCCCGGTCCCCTCCCCCACTGCCTCACCATCCCTCTCTGACAGGCGGGGCCCCATGGTCCTTGCCAAGGACCCActgtcctccacctctgacCGCTCCCAGGATGAGGACTCTCTCATGGGCTCCCGCTCTGACCGCCAGGGAGACGACgctccatccctctcctcctcctccagtcctcTGTCCCGCAAGAGCAGGATCCCTCGTCCTGTTCATCCGGCTTCTTCCGCTGAGCAGCTCGCTGCCCAGTTCGTGCCACGCCCGCCCCCTGGAAAGCCACCTTGCCGTAGCACAGTGGAGGGCAG GCTCAGGCGTTACCGCATTCGAGCTGGCAGCACCAGTGACTCAGACCTCCTCACATGCCTTGCTCAGCTGATGCACGGTTCCCGAGGCTCCCCACTTCACCACCGCTCCTCAGCCCAACACGATGGCCCCCGGATGGGCATCTGCAGCCTGACGAGCTCCCCGCACCACCATCGCAGCTCCAGCGCATCCCCACgcagctcctcctccctgcagcgcTCCGTCAGCTCCTCGCCCTCCCGCCATGAGCACCGTGGCGGTGGGGGAGGGGGCTGCCTGGGCCGCAGCCGCTCGCCCCCCAGCTTCTCTGGCTCGCCGCCTCCCCGCCGCTTCTACACGCACCACCAGGACACCTGCTGCAGCCGCCAGGCCCGCACCGTCCCATTCCACCTGTCCAGGGGAAAAGGATGTAGCCGAGAGGGCAAGTGCTCCAGCAAGCTGAGCAGATAG
- the ttbk2a gene encoding tau-tubulin kinase 2 isoform X2, protein MSGGAEQADILSVLSLVKERWKVTKKIGGGGFGEIYEAVDLLTRINVALKVESAQQPKQVLKMEVAVLKKLQGKDHVCRFVGCGRNDRFNYVVMELQGRNLADLRRSMTRGTFSISTTLRLGRQILEAIESIHSVGFLHRDIKPSNFAMGRFPSTCRTCYMLDFGLARQFTNSCQEVRPPRPVAGFRGTVRYASVNAHKNKEMGRHDDLWSLFYMLVEFLVGQLPWRKIKDKEHVGKLKDTYDHRLMLKQLPAEFGVFLEHISTLDYFTKPDYQLLMSVFDNSMKTYNVVENDPYDWERTGTDGTLTISATATTPQHHTRLTPVHLGMANASLIPGDLQRENTDEVLQDEQLSDVENNPAPERLPGSPLHLHRNQEADVWEELDRNRNRIRTAVWKAGPEEEHSNNQGNQGQQSNYAGLNASPTVKLHAQPVASDRDGPLLRKLRNIHSFELERRLGLESKPSPERSLEPDLSKQQLGAQHQEMEADGAAIIQVTQGQALPAGERPDRVWHYDEEFRSGGGSPKPASSGSQEQGEGAVSSGGFVALNLSSGRQDIDSREWVMVERPNGSPGAKVTTSPSEEDEEPEVLQPGGQSPGWEKGSRSPSSGKTKQESTASSKGSAKVDKLELSVGQVGALPPVTPTSPAEALAEGVLTQLTAQRPSGLSSQSGSDSAPQCLLLERRGEAEADAQQVQEHTADICSPQDHVPTHPGTPTDPLAEALVNGNAKAQSPVPSRVSSPRSPRSPPPRSPPLRSPSSPRSPRSPLFANGHLSSPVNGQRDFSNGAVPRLKDHENDYGHIQCATEPQIRGEESREVHQIPDQPRSPASSSPAAPRKDPSRRQSRIPILEPSSLLELPPPGSAKEKLLQKKANHQGPVPSPTASPSLSDRRGPMVLAKDPLSSTSDRSQDEDSLMGSRSDRQGDDAPSLSSSSSPLSRKSRIPRPVHPASSAEQLAAQFVPRPPPGKPPCRSTVEGRLRRYRIRAGSTSDSDLLTCLAQLMHGSRGSPLHHRSSAQHDGPRMGICSLTSSPHHHRSSSASPRSSSSLQRSVSSSPSRHEHRGGGGGGCLGRSRSPPSFSGSPPPRRFYTHHQDTCCSRQARTVPFHLSRGKGCSREGKCSSKLSR, encoded by the exons ATGAGCGGGGGAGCGGAGCAAGCTGACATCCTAAGCGTGCTCTCCCTGGTCAAGGAACGATGGAAAGTG ACGAAGAAGATCGGGGGCGGTGGATTCGGGGAGATCTACGAGGCGGTGGACCTGCTGACGCGGATCAACGTGGCGCTGAAGGTGGAGTCGGCCCAGCAGCCCAAACAGGTGCTCAAGATGGAGGTCGCCGTGCTGAAGAAGCTCCAGG GTAAAGACCACGTGTGTCGCTTCGTGGGATGTGGCCGCAATGACCGCTTCAACTACGTGGTGATGGAGCTGCAG GGTCGTAACCTGGCTGACCTGAGGAGGAGCATGACCCGGGGAACCTTCAGCATCAGCACCACCCTGCGACTGGGGCGCCAGATCCTGGAGGCCATCGAGAGCATCCACTCTGTCGGCTTCCTGCATCGTGACATCAAACCG TCCAATTTCGCAATGGGCCGCTTCCCGAGTACCTGTCGAACCTGCTACATGCTGGACTTCGGTTTAGCTCGCCAGTTCACCAACTCTTGCCAGGAGGTCCGACCT CCCCGTCCAGTGGCAGGCTTCAGGGGAACGGTCCGCTATGCATCTGTCAATGCACACAAGAATAAG GAAATGGGTCGCCACGATGACCTCTGGTCTCTCTTCTACATGCTGGTGGAGTTTCTGGTCGGTCAGTTGCCATGGAGGAAGATCAAGGACAAG GAACACGTAGGGAAGCTGAAGGACACTTACGACCACCGTCTGATGCTCAAACAACTGCCAGCAGAGTTTGGTGTCTTCTTGGAACACATCTCCACCCTCGACTACTTCACCAAGCCCGACTACCAG CTGCTAATGTCCGTGTTTGACAACAGCATGAAAACCTACAACGTCGTGGAGAATGACCCTTACGACTGGGAGCGGACTGGCACTGATGGCACCTTGACAATCAGCGCCACAGCCACGACGCCGCAACATCACACCCGCCTCACTCCAGTGCACTTGGG TATGGCCAATGCCTCCCTGATCCCCGGGGACCTgcagagggaaaacacagacGAGGTTCTGCAGGACGAGCAGCTCAGCGATGTGGAGAACAACCCCGCTCCGGAGCGCCTGCCgggctctcctctccacctaCACCGCAACCAGGAGGCTGACGTCTGGGAGGAGCTGGACCGCAACCGTAACCGCATCAGGACGGCAGTGTGGAAG GCGGGACCGGAGGAGGAACACAGCAACAACCAGGGTAACCAAGGACAGCAGAGCAACTATGCTGGGCTGAATGCGAGTCCCACCGTCAAGCTGCACGCTCAGCCTGTGGCCTCAGACCGTGACGGCcctctgctgaggaagctccGCAACATTCACAGCTTTGAGCTGGAGAGGAGGCTCGGCTTAGAGTCCAAGCCCAGTCCAGAGCGCTCCCTGGAGCCAGA CTTATCGAAGCAGCAGCTTGGCGCCCAGCACCAGGAGATGGAGGCTGATGGGGCTGCGATCATCCAAGTAACTCAGGGTCAAGCTCTACCTGCCGGGGAGCGACCTGACAGGGTCTGGCACTATGATGAGGAGTTCCGTTCTGGTGGTGGCTCTCCTAAGCCAGCATCCTCAGGATCTCAGGAGCAGGGAGAGGGGGCAGTCAGCAGTGGGGGCTTTGTGGCCCTCAATCTAAGCTCTGGGAGGCAGGACATTGACTCGAGGGAGTGGGTGATGGTAGAGAGGCCCAATGGCTCTCCAGGAGCCAAGGTTACCACCAGCCCTtcggaggaggacgaggagccGGAGGTGCTCCAGCCAGGGGGACAATCCCCTGGATGGGAAAAGGGCAGCCGAAGCCCGAGCTCTGGCAAAACTAAGCAAGAAAGTACGGCTTCCTCCAAGGGAAGTGCAAAAGTGGACAAGCTGGAGCTCAGCGTTGGCCAGGTGGGGGCCCTGCCCCCCGTCACTCCGACCAGCCCAGCTGAAGCTCTGGCTGAAGGAGTCCTCACTCAG tTGACAGCTCAGCGGCCTTCTGGGCTGTCCTCCCAGTCGGGATCAGACAGTGCCCCACAGTGCCTCCTGCTGGAGAGGCGCGGTGAGGCTGAAGCTGACGCTCAGCAGGTTCAGGAGCACACAGCGGACATCTGCTCCCCCCAGGACCATGTGCCCACCCATCCAGGGACCCCCACAGACCCCCTGGCTGAGGCGCTGGTCAATGGAAACGCCAAAGCTCAAAGCCCTGTGCCAAGCCGCGTGTCTTCCCCGCGTTCTCCGCGCTCGCCTCCTCCGCGCTCACCTCCTCTGCGCTCGCCTTCTTCTCCTCGCTCCCCACGCAGTCCCTTGTTTGCCAATGgacacctctcctctcctgtcaacGGCCAAAGGGATTTCAGTAATGGAGCAGTACCCAGGCTGAAAGACCATGAGAACGATTATGGCCACATTCAGTGCGCCACAGAGCCCCAGATACGgggggaggagagcagagaagtgCACCAGATCCCAGATCAGCCCAGAAGcccagcctcctcctcccctgccgCCCCCCGTAAGGACCCCAGCCGGAGGCAAAGTCGCATCCCAATCCTGGAGCCCTCCAGCCTGCTGGAGCTCCCTCCTCCAGGGTCTGCTAAGGAGAAACTTCTGCAGAAGAAAGCTAACCACCAGGGCCCGGTCCCCTCCCCCACTGCCTCACCATCCCTCTCTGACAGGCGGGGCCCCATGGTCCTTGCCAAGGACCCActgtcctccacctctgacCGCTCCCAGGATGAGGACTCTCTCATGGGCTCCCGCTCTGACCGCCAGGGAGACGACgctccatccctctcctcctcctccagtcctcTGTCCCGCAAGAGCAGGATCCCTCGTCCTGTTCATCCGGCTTCTTCCGCTGAGCAGCTCGCTGCCCAGTTCGTGCCACGCCCGCCCCCTGGAAAGCCACCTTGCCGTAGCACAGTGGAGGGCAG GCTCAGGCGTTACCGCATTCGAGCTGGCAGCACCAGTGACTCAGACCTCCTCACATGCCTTGCTCAGCTGATGCACGGTTCCCGAGGCTCCCCACTTCACCACCGCTCCTCAGCCCAACACGATGGCCCCCGGATGGGCATCTGCAGCCTGACGAGCTCCCCGCACCACCATCGCAGCTCCAGCGCATCCCCACgcagctcctcctccctgcagcgcTCCGTCAGCTCCTCGCCCTCCCGCCATGAGCACCGTGGCGGTGGGGGAGGGGGCTGCCTGGGCCGCAGCCGCTCGCCCCCCAGCTTCTCTGGCTCGCCGCCTCCCCGCCGCTTCTACACGCACCACCAGGACACCTGCTGCAGCCGCCAGGCCCGCACCGTCCCATTCCACCTGTCCAGGGGAAAAGGATGTAGCCGAGAGGGCAAGTGCTCCAGCAAGCTGAGCAGATAG